ACAGCAACAGTGATGGCAATTGCGCCACCAAACCGTCACCGATGGCCAGCAGGGTATAGACCCGGCCAGCTTCGGCGAACGGCATGCCGTGCTGCAGCATCCCCACCAGCATGCCGCCGATCAGGTTGATGAACAGGATCAGCAGGCCGGCGATGGCGTCGCCGCGCACGAACTTGCTGGCACCATCCATCGAACCGTAGAACTCGGCCTCGGCGGCCACTTCCGAACGCCGCGTCTTGGCCTGGTTCTGGTCGATCAGGCCGGCGTTGAGGTCGGCGTCGATGGCCATCTGCTTGCCGGGCATGGCGTCCAGGGTGAAACGCGCGCTGACCTCGGAGATACGCCCAGCACCCTTGGTGATGACCACGAAGTTGATGATCATCAGGATGGCAAACACCACGATCCCGACCACATAGTTGCCGCCGATTACCACTTCACCGAAAGCCTGGATCACCTTGCCGGCGGCGTCGTGACCGTCCTGGCCGTGCAGCATGACCACTCGGGTGGAGGCCACGTTGAGCGCCAGGCGCAACAGCGTGGCGACCAGCAGGATGGTCGGGAATACGGAGAAATCCAGCGGCCGCATGGCATATACGCAGACCAGCAGGACCACGATGGACAATGCGATGTTGAAGGTGAAGAACACGTCGAGCAGGAACGGCGGCATCGGCAGCATCATCATCGCCATCAGCGCCAGCAACAAGACCGGCACACCCAGCTGCCCACGGCCCAGGCCCGCGAGATTGTTGCGTGCGTTACTGATTAACTGAGTGCGATCCACCGGTTATATCCTGCATCAGACCAAAACTTTGACGCCCTGCGCGCCCTGGTCTGACTCATTGCAAGAAGCTGTCCAACTTTGCGGCCTCGATGAGCCGACGCCCGCATCAGGCGTCGCGCTGGAGATCCGGCGGAATGGGCAGGTCGCCCAGCGGTTGCGGCCGCTTGCCGCGGCCGGCGTGGAACTGGCGAATCTGGAACACGTAGGCCAGCACCTGGGCAACGGCAAGGTAAAGCCCGGCCGGGATTTCCTGCTCCAGCTCCGTGCTGTAGTAGATCGAGCGAGCCAGCGTCGGCGACTCGAGAATCATGATCTGGTTGTGCGTGCCGATCTCGCGAATCTTCAACGCGATCAGGTCGACACCCTTGGCCAGCAGCATCGGCGCCCCACCCTGCTCGGGGTCGTACTTCAGGGCTACGGCAAAGTGCGTGGGGTTGGTGATGATGACATCGGCTTCCGGAATGGCGGCCATCATCCGGCGATGGGACATTTCATATTGCAGCTGACGAATACGCTGCTTGATCTCTGGACTGCCCTCGCTGTTCTTGTGTTCGTCGCGCACTTCCTGCTTGGTCATCATCAGTTTCTTGTGTGACTCGTACAACTGGAACGGCACATCCACGGCGGCGATCAGGAACAGCCCGGCAACGATCCACAAAGTGCTCCAACCCACCAGTTGCAAGCTGTGGATCATGGCCTGCTCCAGCGGCTCATGAGCGATGGCAACCAGGTCGTCGCGATCGTTCTTGATCACCACCAGCGCCACGGCCAGGATGATCAGGAACTTGGCCAGCGACTTGAGCAACTCGACCAGCGAGTTCATCGAGAACATCCGCTTGACCCCGGAAAGCGGGTTCATGCGGCTGAACTTGGGTGCCAGCGACTTGGTAGCGAACAGCCAACCGCCCAGCATGATCGGCCCCGCCACCGCCGCCAGCAGCATGACGATCAGAAATGGCAGCACCGCCACCAGCGCATGCTGCCCAGACTTGACCAACATACGCCCCATCCAGGAGGGGTCCATGAGCATCTCGCGCGTGATGCTGAAGTTGTCGCGCATCAGTTCCTGCATCATTTGCGCCACGCCGCCGCCGAACATCAGCAGGCCCGACGCGCCCATCATCATGACCACGAAGGTGGTCAGCTCCTTGGAGCGAGCGATCTGCCCGTCGGCGCGACTGTCACGGACCTTTTTGTCCGTGGGCTTTTCCGTCTTGTCCTGACCGCTCTCGCTTTCAGCCATATCAGCGGGCCCTCACCAGATCGCGAAGCTGTTGCAAGGCCTCTACCGCCATGGGCTGATATTGACCGAGGATGTCCGCCATGGTCATCCACAGAATCACCATGCCCAGCACCAGGGTCATCGGAAAGCCGATGGAGAAAATGTTCAACTGCGGCGCCGCGCGGGTCATGATGCCGAAGGCGATGTTGATGATCAGCAGGGCCACGATAGCCGGCAGCACCAGGCGCAGCCCGGAAGCCAATACCCAGCCCAGCCCGTTGGCCAGCGTCCAGAAGGTGTCGACGTGCAGGGCATGCCCCACCGGCAGGGTGGTAAAGCTCTCGATGAGCACCTCCAGCACCACCTGATGGCCGTTCATGGCCAGGAACATCAGGGTCACCAGCATGGTGAAGAACTGCCCCACCACCGCCGTGGACACACCGTTGGCCGGATCGACCATCGACGCGAAGCCCATGCCCATCTGTACAGCGATGATTTGCCCGGCGACCACGAAGACCTGGAAGAACAGCTGCAGGCAAAGCCCCATGCCCACACCGACAATGATCTGCTCGGCGACCAGCAGCAAGGCACTGAGGTCCAGCGCCTGAACCGCTGGCATCGGCGGCAACACCGGCGCCACCACTACAGTGATGGCCACCGCCAGATACATACGCACACGACGCGGCACCAGCGTCGTACCGATGATCGGCATGGTCATCAGCAACGCCACGATGCGGAACAACGGCAGAATGAAACTCGCCACCCAGGTACTGATCTGGGTGTCGGTGAGCATCAGCAGCGGCTGCATGACGTCAGCCGATCAGGGTCGGAATGCTGTTGAACAGGTTCAGGACGTAGTCCATGAAGTAATTCAGCAGCCAGGGGCCAGCGACGATCAGGGTCACCAGCATCACCAGCAGACGCGGCAGGAAGCTCAGGGTCTGCTCGTTGATCTGTGTCGCGGCCTGGAACATCGCCACGATAAGACCGCAGATCAGGCTCGGCACCACCAGGATGGCCACCAGCATGGTGGTCAGCCACAGCGCCTCGCGAAACAGGTCGATCGCCACTTCAGGGGTCATCGCACAGCCTCCTCGTCGAACCGGCTATACGCCGCCAAAACTGCCGGCCAGCGTGCCGACGATCAGCGCCCAGCCATCCACCAGCACGAACAGCATGATCTTGAACGGCAGGGAAATGATCAACGGCGACAGCATCATCATACCCATGGCCATCAGCACACTGGCCACCACCATGTCGATGATCAGGAACGGAATGAAGATCATGAAGCCGATCTGGAACGCCGTCTTGAGCTCGGAAATCACGAACGCCGGCACCAGGATGGTCAGCGGCGCAGCATCCGGGGTCGGAATGTCGGTGCGCTTGGACAGGCGCATGAACAGCTCAAGGTCGCTGGTGCGCGTCTGCGCGAGCATGAAGTCCTTGATCGGCACCTGGGCCCTGGCCACTGCATCCTGGGCCGTGAGGGTCTCGGCCAGGTAGGGCTGCAGGGCCTCGTTGTTCACTCGGTCGAACACCGGCGCCATGATGAACATGGTCAGGAACAGCGCCATGCCGATGAGAATCTGGTTGGATGGGGTCTGCTGCAGGCCCAGGGCCTGACGCAGGATCGAGAACACCACGATGATCCGCGTGAAGCTGGTCATCAGCATGACGAACGCCGGAATGAAGCTCAGCGCCGTCATGATCAGCAGGATCTGCAGGCTGACCGAATACTCCTGCTGACCGTTGGCCCCGCTGGACAAGGAGATCGCCGGGATCGACAGCGGGTCGGCCGCCAGCACGGCAGGCGCCGACGAGGCCAGGAACAGCACGATCAGTAAACGCAAAGCGCGCATCACTTGGGTTCCTTATCCTTGCCCATCAGCTCCAGCAGACGCTGGGCGAATTCAGGCGTGGCCGGCTCGCGCACCGGCACCTCGACGTTGTCCTTGAGCACATGCAGCGGTGTGATGCGTCCAGGCGTGATGCCCAGCAGGATCTGCTCCTTGCCCACCTGCACCAGCACCAGCCGGTCGCGCGGACCGATGGCACGGGAGCCGATCATCTCGATGACCTGCGCATTGCCGGGTGCCATGCTCTGCACCCGCCGCACCACCCAGGCCAGGGCGAAGATCAGGCCCACCACCAGCAGCAGACCCAGCAGCAGTTGCAGCAGTTGCCCACCCATCCCACCAGGCAAGGCGCTACCCACCTGCGGCGCAGCCGCCTGGGTGGCCGGCTCGGCCGCCAGGGCCAGCGCCGGCATGGCCATCAGCGCCATGGCACTCGACAGACGCTTCACTTAACGCAGCTTCTTGATACGTTCGCTGGGGCTGATCACGTCGGTCAGGCGGATGCCGAACTTCTCGTTGACCACGACCACTTCACCATGGGCGATCAGCGTACCGTTGACCAGCACGTCCAACGGCTCGCCGGCCAGGCGATCCAGCTCGATCACCGAGCCCTGGTTGAGCTGCAGCAGGTTGCGGATGCTGATATCGGTGCTGCCCACTTCCATGGAGATGGATACCGGAATATCCAGGATCACATCCAGGTTCGGGCCTTCCAGCGACACGGGCCCGGCAGCCTTCGGCGTGCTGCCGAACTCTTCCATCGGCATGCGGGTCGATTGCGGCTTGCTGGCCTCGTCGGCCGCCAGCAGTGCGTCGATGTCCGCCTGCCCTCCTTCGCCGGCCTCGTTCAGCGCAGCCGCCCATTCATCGGCCAACGCCTGGTCATCAGCAGACGTCATTTCGTTTTCATCAGCCATCGGTTGTCCTCTGCGGGCAGTGATTCAAATACGCGATATGGATTACGGCGCGACCTTCGGTCAACGCCGCTCTATGGGTTCGATGATCTGCAGGGCCAGGTTGCCCTTGTGCGAGCCCAGCTTGACCTTGAACGACGGCACGCCATTGGCGCGCATGACCAGCGATTCAGGCAGATCCACCGGAATCACGTCGCCAGGCTGCATGTGCAGAATCTCGCGCAGCGCCAGCTGACGCTGGGCCACGGTGGTGGTCAGCGGCACCGAGACATCCAGCACGTCTTCCTTGAGCGCCTTGACCCAGCGCTCGTCCTGGTCATCGAGGTCGGACTGGAAGCCGGCGTCGAGCATTTCGCGGATCGGCTCGATCATCGAGTAAGGCATGGTGACGTGCAGGTCGCCGCCACCGCCGTCGAGTTCGATATGGAAGGTGGAAATCACCACAGCCTCGCTGGGGCCGACGATGTTGGCCATGGCCGGGTTGACCTCCGAGTTGATGTACTCGAAGTTGACTTCCATGATCGCCTGCCAGGCTTCCTTCAGGTCGATGAACGCCTGGTCCAGCACGATGCGCACCACACGCAGCTCGGTAGGCGTGAACTCACGACCTTCGATCTTCGCGTGACGGCCATCGCCGCCAAAGAAGTTGTCCACCAGCTTGAACACCAGCTTGGCGTCGAGAATGAACAGCGCCGTGCCACGCAACGGCTTGATCTTGGCCAGGTTGAGGCTGGTCGGCACATACAGCGAATGCACGTATTCACCGAACTTCATCACCTGCACCCCGCCCACCGCCACATCGGCGGAACGGCGCAGCAGGTTGAACATGCTGATGCGGGTGTAACGGGCAAAACGCTCGTTGATCATTTCCAGGGTCGGCATGCGTCCGCGGACGATGCGGTCCTGACTCGTCAGGTCGTAGCTCTTGACGCTGCCAGGCTCGACAGCGCTTTCGGTCTGGACCATTCCATCGTCCACGCCATGCAGCAGCGCGTCGATCTCATCCTGGGAGAGCAGGTCTTGCACGGCCATGTCGCGGAATCCTACTGCAATACGAAGTTGGTGAAGAGCAGCTGCTCGACGACAGTCTTGCCCACTTCTTTCTGAGCGACTTCCTGAATGCTGGCGGTGGCCTTCTGGCGCAGGAGTTCCTGGCCGATCGGCGACGACAGCGATTCGAACGGAATACTGGAGAACAGCATCACCAGGTTGTTGCGAATGGTGGGCATGTGCACTTTCAGGGCTTCAAGATCGGCAGCATTACGCGCCAGCATGGTGATGTTCACCTGCATGTAGCGCTGCCGGCCGTTGGCGTTGAAGTTGATGACAAAAGCCGGGGTCAGTGGCTCGAACAGCGCAGGCTGGCGAACGTTGGTGGCGGCTGCCGGCTCGGCCTTGACTTCAGGCTTGTGCATGAAGAACCAGGTCGCACCGACCGAAAGGCCGACAGCCAGCAACAGGGCCACGACCACGATGATGATGAGCTTGAGTTTACCTTTCGAGCCAGGCTCTTTGACTGCTTCACTCTGCGCCATGCCAATAATCCGTCAGTATTCAAGGGGTTCGCTGATACGTAACGGAGTTTGAGCAAGTGTTATGCCAGAGTTGCAATCAAGCCCGCCAGACAGGCCCATGCGAGAGCTGGAAAGGCCGGAAACACAGGCTTGCGGCATGCATGCGAGCGTTCGGCGGCGGCCATGCACCGCCGAACGGCAGGCGTCAATCAGGCGTAATAATCGATTTCGCTGCTACCGATGACCCGCTGCGCCGGCTGACTGGCCGCTACGGCTGATTCCGGCGCTACGTCCTCCACCGTCTCCGCACCACCGACACCACCACGCCCGCCGCCTCGCTGAGCACGACTGGCCTGCTCCTGGGCCTGTTGCTGCGCCTGCTGCTGAGACTGGTCGGAGACGTTGACGTCCACCTGACCGAGGCCCTGCTGGCTGAACGATTCACGCAGGCGCGACACCTGGCTTTCCAGCGCATCACGCACCCCCACATGGGCGCTCATGAAGGTGACCTGGGTCTGCTGGTCCGGCGCCATATTGACGCGGATGTCCAGACGCCCCAGCTCGGCCGGCTCAAGCTTGATCTCCGCCGACTTGAGGTTCTGACTGGACAGATACATGACTCGGTCGACGATACCTTCGCTCCAGCCGCTGCGGTGCATGGCCAAGGGCTGGGCCAAGGGCGAGGCAGCGGCCGGGTTGGCGACCTTCGCCGGCTGGGCTGCCTGACTTAGCGCTGCCAGGCGCTCGGCGAAGTTGTCGACACGGGTGTCGCTGGCGGCATTTTTGGTGTCTTTCAGACCATCGGCGATCAGACCACCAAAGGCTTTTTCGCCACTTTCAGTACTGCCCTGGTCAGAGGCCCCCTTGTCAGCCAGGCTCGCCAGATTATTGACAACGTTCTGCGCCTGACTGGCATCACCGTCCGCATTCTGCGGCTGGGCGTTGCGCTCCTGGCCGGCAGTGGCCTCCTGCGTGGTAGCGCGATGCTTGCCGGTGGCGTTTTCCAGGGCGAACTGCAAGGCATGCAGGCCATCGAGCGGGTCGGCCTGCGGGTCGAAACCGTCTTCGCTCTGGGGCGCTGCCACCACCAGCGCGGCGGCGGCCTGTGCGGGATCCGCAGCGTTGGCCGAGACGTCCGGCAGCGCCGGAACAGGGGTCGCTACCGGCAGCGAGGCTACCGCCTGCTGCTGCGCAGGATCGAGGGCTGGATCACCGGCCACCGGCAACTGCAACACCAGGGACGGATCCACAGAAGGATCGGTGGCCTGCGTGACCTGCTGATCGCTGTCTTGGTCATCCGCCTTGTCAGACTTGGCCGTTGTCTGGACTGGCAACGAATTGCCGCTATCGGCAACCTTGTTCTGGTCACCCGCCTGTGAATTGTCCTGAGTCGGCTTGTCCTTGCCGGCAACCGGCTTGTCCTTGGCGACGGCTGGCTTGTCCGAACCTGCGCGCGCAGGCACGTCACGACTGGCAGCCGGAGCGTCCTGAGATTGCCGGGAATAGACGCTGGAAAAGCTCGACGCCTCGCCTCCGGGGGTCTCGGCAGGCTTGAAAGCATTGGCCGCAGACGACGTTCTGGACGTCGCCGAAGCATTGGCCTGCAATAGGATTTCTGGAGCGAGGGGCATCTTGATCTCCGCACTAGGCAAAACGATGAGTTCAGCAAAGCAAGATGCAGGCCAGGTTTCTCCGAAGAGCTATTTTTCAGGTCTGCGCCATCAGCGTCTGCCGCTCGGCCTCGAAGAGCTGGCGGATGCTCTGGTACTCCTCGTCGATCAGCGCGATCAACTGCTCGAGCCCCTCAGGCTGCTCGCGGCGAGCCTGCTCTTCGAGGCGCAGACAGAGTTCTGACAGCAGTACAGCGCCCATGTTGCTGCTGCTGCCCTTGAAGCTGTGCGCGGCCAGCCCCAACTCGCCCATGTTCAACGAGGGTCGATCGAACGTCATGGTCCGCGAAGCCTGGCGAAACAACGCCATGCGCAGGTCGGAATCCTTGAGAAAGACATCGATCAGCGTCAGGTATTCGTCTTCCATGACCTCATGCAAGGTGTTCAATACATTGTGATCCACATGTCCGGCTGCCACTTGCTCACTCCTTGATCAAGAAACCGTTGGCGAGTATGCCACTTCCCCCCAGGAAAACTCCACGTGAGCTGCACGCCCGTCGTCCGACCAGTGCGCCTCGCGACACAGGGAGCGAATCAGGCGCAGGCCGCGCCCACACAATTCGCTTTCGCCCGGCGTACGCTCAAGCACATCCTGCACATCGAAGCCCTGGCCGCTGTCACGCACACAGATGCCGAGGCTGCCACCCTGAGAGGATGAGCGCACCTGCAACTCCAGACGCACGAACCCGAACTGCAACGCCGCCAGACGTCTGGCGCGCTCTTCGTAATAGAGTGCGAAACCGCTGGCATCACGCTTGAGCGTCGAGTCCAGCCCCAGCACGCCGTGATCCAGGGCATTGCTGTAAAGCTCGG
The Pseudomonas sp. DTU_2021_1001937_2_SI_NGA_ILE_001 DNA segment above includes these coding regions:
- the flhB gene encoding flagellar biosynthesis protein FlhB; this translates as MAESESGQDKTEKPTDKKVRDSRADGQIARSKELTTFVVMMMGASGLLMFGGGVAQMMQELMRDNFSITREMLMDPSWMGRMLVKSGQHALVAVLPFLIVMLLAAVAGPIMLGGWLFATKSLAPKFSRMNPLSGVKRMFSMNSLVELLKSLAKFLIILAVALVVIKNDRDDLVAIAHEPLEQAMIHSLQLVGWSTLWIVAGLFLIAAVDVPFQLYESHKKLMMTKQEVRDEHKNSEGSPEIKQRIRQLQYEMSHRRMMAAIPEADVIITNPTHFAVALKYDPEQGGAPMLLAKGVDLIALKIREIGTHNQIMILESPTLARSIYYSTELEQEIPAGLYLAVAQVLAYVFQIRQFHAGRGKRPQPLGDLPIPPDLQRDA
- the fliR gene encoding flagellar biosynthetic protein FliR, whose amino-acid sequence is MQPLLMLTDTQISTWVASFILPLFRIVALLMTMPIIGTTLVPRRVRMYLAVAITVVVAPVLPPMPAVQALDLSALLLVAEQIIVGVGMGLCLQLFFQVFVVAGQIIAVQMGMGFASMVDPANGVSTAVVGQFFTMLVTLMFLAMNGHQVVLEVLIESFTTLPVGHALHVDTFWTLANGLGWVLASGLRLVLPAIVALLIINIAFGIMTRAAPQLNIFSIGFPMTLVLGMVILWMTMADILGQYQPMAVEALQQLRDLVRAR
- the fliQ gene encoding flagellar biosynthesis protein FliQ, with translation MTPEVAIDLFREALWLTTMLVAILVVPSLICGLIVAMFQAATQINEQTLSFLPRLLVMLVTLIVAGPWLLNYFMDYVLNLFNSIPTLIG
- the fliP gene encoding flagellar type III secretion system pore protein FliP (The bacterial flagellar biogenesis protein FliP forms a type III secretion system (T3SS)-type pore required for flagellar assembly.) produces the protein MRALRLLIVLFLASSAPAVLAADPLSIPAISLSSGANGQQEYSVSLQILLIMTALSFIPAFVMLMTSFTRIIVVFSILRQALGLQQTPSNQILIGMALFLTMFIMAPVFDRVNNEALQPYLAETLTAQDAVARAQVPIKDFMLAQTRTSDLELFMRLSKRTDIPTPDAAPLTILVPAFVISELKTAFQIGFMIFIPFLIIDMVVASVLMAMGMMMLSPLIISLPFKIMLFVLVDGWALIVGTLAGSFGGV
- the fliO gene encoding flagellar biosynthetic protein FliO yields the protein MALMAMPALALAAEPATQAAAPQVGSALPGGMGGQLLQLLLGLLLVVGLIFALAWVVRRVQSMAPGNAQVIEMIGSRAIGPRDRLVLVQVGKEQILLGITPGRITPLHVLKDNVEVPVREPATPEFAQRLLELMGKDKEPK
- the fliN gene encoding flagellar motor switch protein FliN, which translates into the protein MADENEMTSADDQALADEWAAALNEAGEGGQADIDALLAADEASKPQSTRMPMEEFGSTPKAAGPVSLEGPNLDVILDIPVSISMEVGSTDISIRNLLQLNQGSVIELDRLAGEPLDVLVNGTLIAHGEVVVVNEKFGIRLTDVISPSERIKKLR
- the fliM gene encoding flagellar motor switch protein FliM; protein product: MAVQDLLSQDEIDALLHGVDDGMVQTESAVEPGSVKSYDLTSQDRIVRGRMPTLEMINERFARYTRISMFNLLRRSADVAVGGVQVMKFGEYVHSLYVPTSLNLAKIKPLRGTALFILDAKLVFKLVDNFFGGDGRHAKIEGREFTPTELRVVRIVLDQAFIDLKEAWQAIMEVNFEYINSEVNPAMANIVGPSEAVVISTFHIELDGGGGDLHVTMPYSMIEPIREMLDAGFQSDLDDQDERWVKALKEDVLDVSVPLTTTVAQRQLALREILHMQPGDVIPVDLPESLVMRANGVPSFKVKLGSHKGNLALQIIEPIERR
- the fliL gene encoding flagellar basal body-associated protein FliL — protein: MAQSEAVKEPGSKGKLKLIIIVVVALLLAVGLSVGATWFFMHKPEVKAEPAAATNVRQPALFEPLTPAFVINFNANGRQRYMQVNITMLARNAADLEALKVHMPTIRNNLVMLFSSIPFESLSSPIGQELLRQKATASIQEVAQKEVGKTVVEQLLFTNFVLQ
- a CDS encoding flagellar hook-length control protein FliK, with the translated sequence MPLAPEILLQANASATSRTSSAANAFKPAETPGGEASSFSSVYSRQSQDAPAASRDVPARAGSDKPAVAKDKPVAGKDKPTQDNSQAGDQNKVADSGNSLPVQTTAKSDKADDQDSDQQVTQATDPSVDPSLVLQLPVAGDPALDPAQQQAVASLPVATPVPALPDVSANAADPAQAAAALVVAAPQSEDGFDPQADPLDGLHALQFALENATGKHRATTQEATAGQERNAQPQNADGDASQAQNVVNNLASLADKGASDQGSTESGEKAFGGLIADGLKDTKNAASDTRVDNFAERLAALSQAAQPAKVANPAAASPLAQPLAMHRSGWSEGIVDRVMYLSSQNLKSAEIKLEPAELGRLDIRVNMAPDQQTQVTFMSAHVGVRDALESQVSRLRESFSQQGLGQVDVNVSDQSQQQAQQQAQEQASRAQRGGGRGGVGGAETVEDVAPESAVAASQPAQRVIGSSEIDYYA
- a CDS encoding Hpt domain-containing protein, whose product is MEDEYLTLIDVFLKDSDLRMALFRQASRTMTFDRPSLNMGELGLAAHSFKGSSSNMGAVLLSELCLRLEEQARREQPEGLEQLIALIDEEYQSIRQLFEAERQTLMAQT